A genomic stretch from Vibrio coralliilyticus includes:
- a CDS encoding UPF0149 family protein, which yields MTLQDILSQPELENRLINEPKTQGFVTAMAAAPNVLPPEEWLPFLWGGEEVAPFTDGEQLETYIELIIAIWNEYRPALLGNQWVWPSTCSLDEADIVNQAARDFCEGVLQGWQLARDDWETIMPEASEDSALLGGVLLSLSMLYDPETSIATLAEQGIEGLEQFEEIFNAIPTMLCGLAMRGSMLAEAD from the coding sequence TTGACACTACAAGACATTCTTTCTCAGCCAGAGCTGGAAAACCGACTGATCAACGAACCCAAAACACAAGGATTCGTTACCGCTATGGCTGCGGCACCCAATGTATTGCCACCTGAAGAGTGGCTTCCTTTTCTATGGGGAGGTGAAGAGGTAGCACCATTCACTGATGGTGAGCAGTTGGAAACCTACATCGAGTTGATCATCGCAATATGGAATGAATACCGCCCTGCTTTACTGGGCAACCAATGGGTATGGCCAAGTACATGTTCTCTAGACGAAGCAGACATCGTCAATCAAGCAGCAAGAGACTTCTGTGAAGGTGTTCTACAAGGTTGGCAACTCGCCAGAGACGATTGGGAGACCATCATGCCCGAAGCTAGCGAAGACAGCGCATTGCTGGGCGGAGTGTTGCTATCTTTAAGCATGCTTTATGACCCAGAGACATCAATTGCAACACTTGCAGAGCAAGGAATTGAAGGTCTTGAGCAGTTTGAAGAGATATTTAATGCAATTCCGACCATGTTATGTGGCCTAGCAATGCGCGGCTCCATGTTGGCAGAAGCGGATTAA